The sequence ATGCTCGTAGTACGGCCACTTATGAGCTTATATGGGCTAAATAAACCATTGTCGAATGATGAAGCTGCCCGACAGATTGGACTCTATTTTCCTGAGGTAGGGGATAAGCTGTTGAATACATTACAGCTTCAGCGTATCTCCTCTGATCAAAGCGATTTGCTTCAGGCAAGCTTGAACCAGCGCTCGCAACAGCTGCTAATTAATCGCTTTGCCAATGCAATTCAGATTAGCCGGAACAGGCAGTTTTTGAAATATGCAATACCACCTCTTGCCCTGATTCTATTGATATTGGTGGTAAACCCTACCTTTTTTACAAACTCTTCGACACGTTTGGTAAATTATAATGAAGAGTTTGTAGAAGAAGCTCCTTTTCAATTTGTTATTCAAAACAAATCGATGAAGGCGTTCCGAAATGAAGACTTTCCGCTTTCTGTTAAATTAAAGGGTGATGCATTGCCTCAAGCAGTTTATGTAGTAACAAACGGCACTCGCTTTAAACTTGACCAGAAAGGAGATCGGTTTACCTATAATTTTGATAACCTTCAGAGAGATCTGAACTTTCATTTAGAAGCATCGGGTTTTAATTCTCCTGCTTACAAAATTTCTCTCATTGATCGGCCATCTGTCCTTTCGTTCAACGTACGGCTCGATTATCCTGCATACTTGAACAAGCCTACCGAACAACTAGCTAATGTAGGAAATCTGCTTGTTCCACAAGGGACGGTAGTTAACTGGGAGTTTGCCGCTGACCATACCGACTCACTTTTATTACGGTTTAATACGGATTCAAAAGCGACGCCAGCACGTTTGGCTGAGGCCAACACGTTTACCGTGAATCGGCGATTGATGCAAAATGCCACTTATACTGTCTCGTTAAAGAATGGACAGATTGCAACTCCGTCAACTATCCAGTACAATGTCCAGGTTATTCCTGATCGTTTTCCACAGATTTCCGTCGATCGAATCCAGGACACGGTAACCTACAATTATATTGCGTTATCCGGTTTGGTTTCAGATGATTACGGATTTTCAAAAATGCGGTTGAATTATAAGATCACCCGTAACGGAAAGGCTTCACCCCAGTATAGCAAAGACATCCCCGTTAACCGGTCAACAACTTCCCAGAACTTTGTTTATAACTGGTCGCTCGATAGCTTAAAACTTGGTCAGGAAGATCGTCTGGAATACTTTGTTCAGGTGTGGGATAATGATGGTGTGAATGGTCCTAAATCGAGTCGTTCAAATCAGCTTAATTTTGTCATACCCTCTAACGCTGAGATTCAGAAGCAGGTTGACCAGTCGGCTGAGAAAACTGAGCAACAGATCGATAATGCGTTGAGTAAAACCCAGGCAATCAAAAAAGAACTGACTGCCATGGAAGATCGTATGCGCACGAAAAAGTCCTCTGACTTCCAGGACAAAAAACAATTGCAGGACATTCTTCAGAAGCGAGAAGAATTGATGAAAGAGGTTCAAAAACTGCAGGAACAGTTCCAGAAAACGAACGACACGCAACAGCGTTTTGCTGAGAAAAATCAGGAAATGCAGGATAAAATGCAGCAGTTGCAAAAACTCTTCAATGAGTTGCTTGACCCAGAATCGAAGCAATTGTATGAGCAGTTGAAGCAGTTACTGGAGCGTAAACAAGATGAGAAAGCATCCGAAATGCTTGATAAATTAAGCCGGAAAGAACGCAACCTGGAACGCGATTTAGACCGGGCATTGAAGCTCTTCAAGCAAATGCAGTTAGAGCAAAAGGTTAATAATATTGCTGAGAACCTGGAAAAACAGGCGAATGAGTTAGACAAACAAGCCGAAGAAAACGCGAAGAAAAACGAGACTTCGGAGGATCAGCAAAAGCAACAGGAAAAGGCTCAGGAAGATTTTAAAAATACAGAAGAACAATTAAAGGAGCTGGAAAAGCAAGCAGAGAAAGACGAACTCAATAAACCTGAATCTTCAGAGCAAGATCAGAAGGAAATTGAGAAGGAAATGGAAGAGGCTATGAAGCAGATGAAGCAAAATCAGGGAAAGAAAGCAGCTTCATCGCAGAGTAAATCGGCCAAATCCATGCGTCAGATGAGTAAACAGATGAAAGAGTCGATGGAATCCTCGGAGATGCAGGAGATGCAGGAGAATATGGATGATCTTCGCAATATCCTTGAAAACCTGATTACGCTTTCCTTTGGCCAGGAGCGAGTCATGAAAGATTTTCGTGGCATGAGCCTTCAGGACCCTCGTGTTACCAAGCTTTCTCAGGAGCAACTAAAGCTTCAGGATGATGCTAAAATCATCGAAGATAGTCTCAATGCACTGGCCAGTCGAGTTGTCCAAATTCAGTCATTCGTTACCCGAGAGTTAACAAATATGAAGTCGTACATGGATGAAAGCGTACAACAGCTGCGGGATCGTCGGTTAAGCATGGCCGCTTCTAAACAGCAGTTTGCTATGACATCGATTAACAATCTCGCCCTTATGCTGAGTGATGTATTGAAGAACATGCAGCAGCAAATGAATGCAATGGCTATGCCTGGAAAGGGTAAAGGCGGCAAGAAAGGCGAGAATCCAAGTGGAATGGGGGAGATGCAAAAACAGCTAAATGCAAAAATGCAGCAACTCCAGAAAAGCGGTAAATCGGGTAGGGGTTTGTCAGAAGAGCTTTCTCAAATGGCTGCCGAGCAAGCTATGATTCGCAACATGCTCAAGAAATTAGAGGAGAGTTCAAAGGGAACAGAAGCTGGGAAACAACAAGAAAAACAGGTTAAAGATTTGATGGAAAAAATGGATGAATCCGAAACCGATTTAGTGAACAAGCGGGTGAATCCAAATACAATTAATCGCCAGAACGAAATTTTAACCCGTTTACTCGAGTCTGAAAAAGCGTTAAAACAACAGGAGGAAGATCCAAAACGTCAAGCTGAAGCGGCTAAGTCAACTAAGCATAGTACTCCTGCTTTCTTTGATTCTACCAATTTACAGAATAAGACCAAACAGGTAGAAGTACTTCGGTCAGTAACTCCCAACTATAATCTCTTCTATAAAAAAGAAGCAAACCAGTATTTGCAAAAAGTAAGTAAATAGTTAAACACATCTTTTAACCGTCAGTCTGGCACAAAGACTGACGGTTTTTTGTTGCCCTACTATTAAACAACCTCACGTTTTTCGCTTTTCAACAACTTTCATCAATTTTGTGAAAAGTTTCCACGTGAAACATTTTTCAAAAGTCTTCAAAAATGTTTTCTTCTTACGATGTCATTGTAGTAGGGGCAGGGCATGCCGGTTGTGAAGCAGCCAGTGCTGCTGCCACGATGGGTTCTAAGGTTCTGCTCATTACGATGAACATGCAGACTATTGCCCAGATGTCCTGCAACCCAGCCATGGGCGGAGTTGCAAAAGGACAAATTGTACGTGAAGTCGATGCGCTGGGTGGCTTGTCAGGAATCATAAGCGACAAAAGCATGATCCAATTTCGAATGTTAAATCGTTCGAAAGGTCCTGCTATGTGGAGTCCAAGATGCCAGAGCGACCGAAATGTATTTGCCTCAGAGTGGCGAAAGGCACTGGAAGAAAACAGAAATATTGATTTCTGGCAGGATACAGTAAACGAAGTTCTTGTAAAAGATGGTCAGGTAACTGGCGTGAGAACTAGTTTGGGAGTGGATTTTCTTGCCAAAGCAGTTGTATTGACGAATGGCACATTCTTAAACGGGCGGATGTTTATCGGTGAAAAAGTTTTCGGTGGAGGACGAACAGCCGAGCGTTCTGCAACCGGTTTAACTGAGCAGCTGGTTAGTTTGGGTTTTGAATCGGGCCGGATGAAAACCGGAACTCCTCCCCGTGTAGACGGTCGGAGCCTAAACTATGCGTTGATGGAAGAACAATTGGGTGATGAAATGCCCGGTAAGTTTTCCTATACAAACACGCCCGCATTAACGAAACAGCGTAGTTGCTGGATCACGTATACGAATCAGGCAGTTCATGATGAACTCAAGACTGGTTTTGAAAAATCGCCCATGTTCACTGGTCGAATCAAAGGCCTTGGACCCCGTTATTGCCCTTCAGTGGAAGATAAAATCAATCGGTTCGCTGACAAAGATCGGCATCAGATCTTCGTAGAACCAGAAGGTTGGGACACTGTCGAAGTGTATGTTAATGGATTTTCGACCTCATTGCCTGAAACCGTTCAGTATAACGCCTTACGAAAAATACCCGGATTTGAGAATGTTAGAATGTTCAGACCCGGCTACGCTGTGGAGTATGATTTCTTTCCACCAACTCAGTTAAAGCCAACACTCGAGACTCAGCTGGTCAAAAATCTGTTCTTTGCTGGGCAGATTAATGGAACAACGGGCTATGAAGAGGCCGCCTGCCAGGGACTGATGGCAGGTATCAATGCACACCGAAATACAAATGAAGAAGCTGAGTTTACAATCAAACGGTCGGAGGGTTATATTGGCGTCCTGATTGATGATCTGATAACTAAAGGGACGGAAGAACCGTATCGGATGTTTACATCCCGAGCAGAATATCGGACCTTGTTACGTCAGGACAATGCCGATTTACGGCTCACTGAAAAGGGATACGCTATTGGCTTGGCATCGCAGGAACGGTATGAATCTATGGTTACCAAACGGGATGGGATCGCTCAGTTAACAGAAGCAATACGGAGAGCAAAGCTCAAACCCGAAGATGTAAATGGTTGGTTAGAGACAAAAGGAAGTTCGCCGTTGCGCGAAAAAAGCAGCCTGTATACCTTACTCAAGCGGCCAGAAATTGATCAGTCCGACGTAAAAGAACTGCTGAATCTCCTGCCAGAAACGCCTGGGGTAGGGGAGGAGACGATTGAGCAAACTGTTATTGAAATCAAGTACGAGGACTATCTCAATCGGGAAAAACAGAACGCCGAAAAATTAGATAAATGGGAAAGTCTGGCAATTAATCCCACATTCGATTACGACCGCCTTAAAGCTTTATCGTTTGAGGGAAAGGAAAAATTGAAGCGACTTCGGCCAGCAACGATCGGTCAGGCATCCCGCATCAGCGGAGTAAGCCCTTCCGATGTTTCCATCCTTCTGGTCTATA comes from Spirosoma aureum and encodes:
- a CDS encoding DUF4175 family protein, yielding MHSSNSYTMLVQRIEEYKKRYFQNQLVKGVLFFVALLGSGYLLINTAEFIGRFNSVGRGILFFSFLLTILAGLFMLVVRPLMSLYGLNKPLSNDEAARQIGLYFPEVGDKLLNTLQLQRISSDQSDLLQASLNQRSQQLLINRFANAIQISRNRQFLKYAIPPLALILLILVVNPTFFTNSSTRLVNYNEEFVEEAPFQFVIQNKSMKAFRNEDFPLSVKLKGDALPQAVYVVTNGTRFKLDQKGDRFTYNFDNLQRDLNFHLEASGFNSPAYKISLIDRPSVLSFNVRLDYPAYLNKPTEQLANVGNLLVPQGTVVNWEFAADHTDSLLLRFNTDSKATPARLAEANTFTVNRRLMQNATYTVSLKNGQIATPSTIQYNVQVIPDRFPQISVDRIQDTVTYNYIALSGLVSDDYGFSKMRLNYKITRNGKASPQYSKDIPVNRSTTSQNFVYNWSLDSLKLGQEDRLEYFVQVWDNDGVNGPKSSRSNQLNFVIPSNAEIQKQVDQSAEKTEQQIDNALSKTQAIKKELTAMEDRMRTKKSSDFQDKKQLQDILQKREELMKEVQKLQEQFQKTNDTQQRFAEKNQEMQDKMQQLQKLFNELLDPESKQLYEQLKQLLERKQDEKASEMLDKLSRKERNLERDLDRALKLFKQMQLEQKVNNIAENLEKQANELDKQAEENAKKNETSEDQQKQQEKAQEDFKNTEEQLKELEKQAEKDELNKPESSEQDQKEIEKEMEEAMKQMKQNQGKKAASSQSKSAKSMRQMSKQMKESMESSEMQEMQENMDDLRNILENLITLSFGQERVMKDFRGMSLQDPRVTKLSQEQLKLQDDAKIIEDSLNALASRVVQIQSFVTRELTNMKSYMDESVQQLRDRRLSMAASKQQFAMTSINNLALMLSDVLKNMQQQMNAMAMPGKGKGGKKGENPSGMGEMQKQLNAKMQQLQKSGKSGRGLSEELSQMAAEQAMIRNMLKKLEESSKGTEAGKQQEKQVKDLMEKMDESETDLVNKRVNPNTINRQNEILTRLLESEKALKQQEEDPKRQAEAAKSTKHSTPAFFDSTNLQNKTKQVEVLRSVTPNYNLFYKKEANQYLQKVSK
- the mnmG gene encoding tRNA uridine-5-carboxymethylaminomethyl(34) synthesis enzyme MnmG → MFSSYDVIVVGAGHAGCEAASAAATMGSKVLLITMNMQTIAQMSCNPAMGGVAKGQIVREVDALGGLSGIISDKSMIQFRMLNRSKGPAMWSPRCQSDRNVFASEWRKALEENRNIDFWQDTVNEVLVKDGQVTGVRTSLGVDFLAKAVVLTNGTFLNGRMFIGEKVFGGGRTAERSATGLTEQLVSLGFESGRMKTGTPPRVDGRSLNYALMEEQLGDEMPGKFSYTNTPALTKQRSCWITYTNQAVHDELKTGFEKSPMFTGRIKGLGPRYCPSVEDKINRFADKDRHQIFVEPEGWDTVEVYVNGFSTSLPETVQYNALRKIPGFENVRMFRPGYAVEYDFFPPTQLKPTLETQLVKNLFFAGQINGTTGYEEAACQGLMAGINAHRNTNEEAEFTIKRSEGYIGVLIDDLITKGTEEPYRMFTSRAEYRTLLRQDNADLRLTEKGYAIGLASQERYESMVTKRDGIAQLTEAIRRAKLKPEDVNGWLETKGSSPLREKSSLYTLLKRPEIDQSDVKELLNLLPETPGVGEETIEQTVIEIKYEDYLNREKQNAEKLDKWESLAINPTFDYDRLKALSFEGKEKLKRLRPATIGQASRISGVSPSDVSILLVYMGR